A single genomic interval of Pomacea canaliculata isolate SZHN2017 linkage group LG5, ASM307304v1, whole genome shotgun sequence harbors:
- the LOC112565246 gene encoding hexokinase type 2-like, with product MPATHDQLNKYNKIEAFVKGFKLSTSSYKRVMHLLHQEMDNGLQRHTHSIADIKMFPTFVRSLPDGSEKGDFLALDLGGTNFRVLLVRLQGHDIDIQSKTYLIPQRIMLGTGTQLFDHIADCIGKFVRDHNLTGHTLPLGFTFSFPCKQEGLAKARLSKWTKGFRCEGVVGEDICALLQEALKRRTNCNVEIVAIVNDAVGTLMSAAHVDRNCEIGLILGTGCNACYMETLDNVQTWDEEQNHPEQVIINTEWGAFGDNGCLDFLRTEYDRELDTFSINPGKQIMEKMISGMYMGEIVRLVLERLTMENLLFRSVDHECELFERGRFFTKYVSEIESDTDEFFRNTKQVLDELGVENYTTEDCKIVKYVCTLISARAAFLAAAGLASLINRMNKPEITIAVDGSLYRFHPRFHNLMCLKIQELVKPGLKFKLVLSHDGSGKGAALTAAVSLRLRNMKFAHQPEGIEVPLQIGIKQEA from the exons ATGCCGGCCACACACGACCAGCTTAACAAATACAACaag ATCGAAGCCTTCGTGAAAGGCTTCAAACTGTCGACGTCGTCGTACAAGCGGGTGATGCACCTGCTTCACCAGGAGATGGACAACGGTTTGCAGCGTCACACGCATTCTATCGCCGACATCAAGATGTTCCCCACCTTCGTCAGATCCCTGCCCGACGGCAGTG AAAAGGGGGACTTCCTGGCGCTTGACCTTGGTGGAACCAACTTTCGTGTGCTGCTGGTGAGGCTTCAGGGCCACGACATCGACATCCAGTCCAAGACCTACCTAATTCCTCAGCGCATCATGTTGGGAACGGGCACCCAG cTGTTCGACCACATCGCCGACTGCATCGGCAAGTTTGTGCGCGACCACAACCTGACGGGCCACACGCTGCCCCTGGGCTTCACCTTCTCCTTCCCCTGCAAGCAGGAGGGTCTGGCGAAGGCGCGCCTGTCCAAGTGGACCAAGGGGTTCCGGTGCGAGGGTGTGGTGGGCGAAGACATCTGCGCCCTGCTCCAGGAGGCGCTCAAGAGGAGAACG AACTGCAACGTGGAGATCGTGGCCATCGTCAACGACGCCGTGGGCACACTGATGTCGGCGGCGCATGTGGACCGGAACTGCGAGATCGGCCTGATCCTCGGCACCGGCTGCAACGCCTGCTACATGGAGACCCTGGACAACGTCCAGACCTGGGACGAGGAGCAGAACCACCCTGAACAG GTGATCATCAATACAGAATGGGGTGCATTTGGTGACAACGGGTGCCTGGACTTCCTCAGAACCGAGTACGACAGAGAGCTAGACACTTTCTCCATTAACCCGGGAAAACAGAT CATGGAGAAGATGATATCCGGCATGTACATGGGCGAGATCGTGAGGCTGGTGCTGGAAAGACTGACGATGGAGAACCTGTTGTTCCGCTCCGTTGACCACGAGTGTGAGCTGTTTGAACGTGGCCGCTTCTTCACCAAATATGTTTCTGAAATCGAAAG CGACACAGACGAATTTTTCCGCAACACCAAGCAAGTGCTGGATGAGCTGGGAGTGGAGAACTACACGACTGAAGACTGCAAGATCGTCAAGTATGTGTGCACGCTCATCTCTGCACGAGCCGCATTCCTGGCCGCAGCAG gCCTGGCATCCCTGATCAACCGGATGAACAAGCCGGAGATCACCATCGCTGTGGACGGTTCGCTCTACCGTTTCCACCCTCGCTTCCACAACCTCATGTGCCTCAAGATCCAGGAGCTCGTCAAACCTGGGCTAAAG TTCAAGCTCGTGCTTTCCCACGACGGAAGTGGCAAGGGAGCTGCGCTGACGGCAGCCGTCTCACTGCGCCTGCGCAACATGAAGTTCGCGCATCAGCCGGAAGGAATCGAAGTTCCCCTGCAGATCGGTATTAAGCAGGAAGCTTGA